DNA from Platichthys flesus chromosome 20, fPlaFle2.1, whole genome shotgun sequence:
ctctttgtgtctttcctcTCATGTTCTCACAGAGTCCAGAAGTGCAGGTTCATTTGCTGGGACTCCAGAACATGTAATGGCGGCCCTGTGGGCCCTATGTGCATGGGGCCGTGGGAGGATCTGAACCCAGGTAGGGGGGGATCTGGAGTGGACAGGATGTAGTCAATGCTAAACTTGATCTCCGACTCGGGTTTCCCCTGCTGGGGGGGGTTTGGGACGAGGGGGTTCTGCTGTGGGCCCGGCCTCGGCCTGTCAGGGTTCAACGGGCAGAGGGTGGAGTCAGATTCTGGGTGCCGGGCTGCGGCTACGTGCCGATTGTTGTGGCTTTCCAGAGGGTGGAACGGGGATTCTCCAGAATCACGGAGACCGATTTTCATGTTCCTCCGGCGCCGGCGACGCCGAAAGTTGCCATTTTCAAAGAGGTCGAGCATGGATTCACAGCCAGTGGCAAAAGTCCAGTAGTTTCCCTTCCCCTTCTCATTGCCCTCTGTCCGAGGAACctggggaaataaaaacaaaaacttatcAATgagaaaacattattattactggATAAAGGATAAAGAACACTATAACAGTATTTATGAACAGataaaaaggttaaataaaCTTAAGATTAATTACTATTAATTAATGAGGTATAAAGGGTATTTTCACCAAATTTCTTTCATTACCCATTAAAACACTtgaacatcatgttaaacaGATCGGATTTCCCAGGGTGCAGCAGCATCCTTACCTTGATGAAGCAGCTGTTGAGAGACAGGTTGTGTCTGATGGAGTTCTGCCAGGCTCTCTGGTTGGAGCGATAGTACGGAAACCTCTTCATGATGAACTCGTAGATTCCCGACAGAGTGACGCGCTGCTCGGGGCTCTGCTGGATCGCCATGGCGATCAGAGCGATGTAGCTGTGACACAGACATGAACAAGATCATCAGCACCAGGATGTGAACACTTGTTTTTACCATGAATAATGTTGCTTGACTAAAACAAAAGTTTTTATATGTCACAAATTTCTCAATTTTCTAAAGATGACAAAT
Protein-coding regions in this window:
- the foxl3 gene encoding forkhead box L3, which encodes MFDSAHYPFNCFNYDGDGYPSSSTDEDKKMCRPAYSYIALIAMAIQQSPEQRVTLSGIYEFIMKRFPYYRSNQRAWQNSIRHNLSLNSCFIKVPRTEGNEKGKGNYWTFATGCESMLDLFENGNFRRRRRRRNMKIGLRDSGESPFHPLESHNNRHVAAARHPESDSTLCPLNPDRPRPGPQQNPLVPNPPQQGKPESEIKFSIDYILSTPDPPLPGFRSSHGPMHIGPTGPPLHVLESQQMNLHFWTL